A window of the Tenebrio molitor chromosome 1, icTenMoli1.1, whole genome shotgun sequence genome harbors these coding sequences:
- the LOC138122078 gene encoding very long chain fatty acid elongase AAEL008004-like yields MLFLMEKLLLGYSKLLQWGDSRMTNYALMGSPIPVFFILVSYILFIFEIGPHVMQNKQPYTLRKTIMGYNLFQMACNLLGLFVGTYYLPQLSVLCIPLDDPDLTAPHYWYFLLKVVDLFDTVFFVLKKKYKQITFLHMYHHVLMLVGSWMSAKYFPGGQLYVLGYINCFVHLVMYFYYFLTSWDSAYKNNIWWKKNLTQLQIVQHCLVLLSFLMPLLNQNCTYPKVLLMCYLPAVALMIYLFTDFYIKAYITNKKSE; encoded by the exons ATGCTCTTCTTGATGgaaaaactacttctgggttaCAGCAAACTCCTGCAATGGGGAG ATTCCCGAATGACGAACTATGCGTTGATGGGGTCCCCCATCCCAGTCTTCTTCATACTCGTCTCCTACATTCTCTTCATTTTCGAAATTGGGCCACATGTGATGCAAAACAAGCAACCCTACACGCTGAGGAAGACCATAATGGGGTACAACTTGTTCCAAATGGCCTGCAATCTCCTCGGACTTTTCGTC gGTACATATTATTTGCCTCAGCTGAGCGTGCTTTGCATACCGCTGGACGACCCCGATTTGACAGCTCCGCACTATTGGTACTTTCTCCTCAAAGTAGTGGACCTCTTCGATACC GTTTTCTTCGTTTTGAAGAAAAAGTACAAACAGATCACGTTTCTTCACATGTACCACCACGTACTAATGTTGGTGGGGAGCTGGATGTCGGCTAAGTACTTCCCAGGTGGTCAACTCTACGTCTTGGGTTACATCAACTGTTTTGTCCACCTGGTCATGTACTTTTATTACTTTCTGACTTCGTGGGATTCTGCTTACAAGAACAACATCTGGTGGAAGAAGAACCTCACCCAGCTGCAAATA GTTCAACACTGCTTGGTGCTTTTATCTTTTCTCATGCCCTTGTTGAACCAAAATTGTACTTATCCAAAAGTCCTGCTGATGTGTTATCTGCCGGCGGTGGCGCTGATGATTTACCTGTTCACCGATTTCTACATCAAGGCCTACATCACAAACAAAAAGTCTGAGTGA
- the LOC138122076 gene encoding very long chain fatty acid elongase 7-like produces the protein MSSTNDQLFLDIFEYEDPRTQNYFLMSSPLPLFFILATYVSFIFKIGPAVMKNRQPVNLDKAMMVYNWAQIILNATIFIMGLGQIPRMSLFCSPLDQSNDPHVVTMVNLHYYYMMLKILDLLDTVFFVLRKKNNQVTFLHVYHHLMMAIFTWITVKFFAGGQVYFLGMPNLFVHVVMYFYYFLTAWDPIYKESIWWKKYITQLQLVQHCFIFLSFIIPFLNANCSYPKALLGIYLTQTTLMIYLFTDFYIKTYVKKRSKLH, from the exons ATGTCGTCCACGAACGACCAATTATTCCTCGACATCTTCGAATATGAGG ATCCCAGGACACAGAATTATTTTCTGATGAGTTCGCCGCTGCCGCTCTTCTTCATATTAGCAACCTACGTAAGTTTCATCTTCAAGATCGGTCCAGCCGTGATGAAGAATCGACAACCAGTCAATCTGGACAAAGCGATGATGGTCTACAACTGGGCCCAGATCATTCTCAACGCCACCATATTCATAATG GGTTTGGGCCAAATCCCCCGAATGAGTCTCTTTTGCAGTCCCCTCGACCAATCCAACGACCCCCACGTTGTCACAATGGTCAACCTGCACTACTACTACATGATGCTCAAGATCCTTGACCTTCTGGACACA GTCTTCTTCGTCCTCCGGAAGAAAAACAACCAAGTCACGTTTCTACACGTGTACCACCACCTCATGATGGCCATCTTTACATGGATCACAGTGAAATTCTTCGCCGGAGGACAGGTCTACTTCTTGGGGATGCCCAATCTCTTCGTCCACGTGGTCATGTACTTTTACTACTTCCTAACGGCTTGGGACCCCATCTACAAGGAAAGCATTTGGTGGAAGAAGTACATCACTCAGCTCCAGCTC GTGCAACACTGCttcattttcctttctttcaTCATTCCGTTTCTCAACGCCAACTGTTCCTACCCCAAAGCTCTCCTGGGGATCTACTTGACGCAGACTACTTTGATGATCTACctttttacagatttttatATCAAAACCTACGTGAAAAAGAGGTCGAAGCTTCattga